A genomic region of Ictalurus furcatus strain D&B chromosome 29, Billie_1.0, whole genome shotgun sequence contains the following coding sequences:
- the LOC128604524 gene encoding stimulated by retinoic acid gene 6 protein-like, giving the protein MFIVFILMRLQRIVIKMFFLQDKTSPRDEEKPLALNNRKAFHNFNYYLYFFNVILGIGSCVLRLIKSAVVALMLLPRIERTIMPQGFRKLDASHCTWVGMIITDHHHSNPVLVCFCHLLIKHTLQSVRVDEDVKPESPAKKRAHIRWVLVYTLLRNPEFILLRKRHWHANRKELQLAFIWAMTALRGKKNTPGSVKSAQTLISALHGSSLASEIWWEGLRKTCPP; this is encoded by the exons ATGTTCATCGTGTTCATTCTGATGAGGCTTCAGAGGATTGTGATCAAAATGTTTTTCCTGCAAGACAAAACCTCACCTCGGGATGAAGAGAAACCACTCGCACTCAACAACAG GAAGGCCTTCCACAACTTTAACTACTATCTCTACTTCTTTAATGTGATCTTGGGCATAGGGAGCTGTGTGTTACGACTGATCAAGAGCGCCGTCGTTGCCTTGATGTTGCTGCCACGTATCGAGCGGACCATAATGCCTCAGGGCTTCAGGAAGTTGGACGCAA GCCACTGTACGTGGGTGGGAATGATAATAACGGATCATCATCACAGTAATCCAGTTCTGGTGTGCTTCTGTCACCTACtgatcaaacacacactgcagagtgTTCGCGTGGACGAGGACGTAAAGCCAG AGTCTCCGGCAAAGAAGCGAGCTCACATTCGCTGGGTTCTTGTGTACACCTTGCTGAGGAACCCTGAATTCATCCTGCTGAGGAAGAGACACTGGCATGCAAACAGGAAGGAGTTACAGCTCGCCTTCATCTGGGCCATGACCGCactcagagggaaaaaaaacactccggGATCCGTCAAATCTGCCCAAACACTGATTTCTGCCTTACACGG TTCTTCACTTGCCTCTGAGATTTGGTGGGAGGGTCTCAGAAAAACGTGTCCTCCGTAA
- the LOC128604523 gene encoding stimulated by retinoic acid gene 6 protein-like, with protein MVNESVCVCVCVCVCVYLSVFVYLISALEVGIVCKPFFTCLSTPHQMLGGVLGLLYTLAWFIVQLWNIFRCRGSIKYDKGSIEEFIQQYEWLYDVPHLLSLGFLLFRFGFMIVKDVLIRLKKHSKQKEIKKHQYRYVQRLLRRPAEASVERSWFQRKMYKSDPYFKFPNRIISTVVLCFLGVYLIMLLEQITSTWCTKYIYREWPNYINMLVNDSPWTVHLNYATYTWYITSACAMLLSVIHISHVMVYYRYEAVHIWMDFG; from the exons atggtcaatgagtctgtgtgtgtgtgtgtgtgtgtgtgtgtgtgtgtgtatttgtcagTGTTTGTGTACTTGATATCAGCTTTGGAGGTGGGCATTGTCTGCAAGCCGTTCTTTACCTGTCTTTCAACACCACACCAAATGCTTGGAGGAGTTCTGGGCCTGCTGTATACACTCGCATG GTTCATTGTGCAGCTTTGGAATATATTCCGGTGTAGGGGGTCAATAAAATATGATAAAGGGAGCATTGAGGAGTTTATTCAGCAGTACGAGTGG ttatATGATGTTCCACATTTACTGTCTTTGGGGTTCCTGCTGTTCCGATTCGGCTTCATGATAGTGAAGGACGTCCTGATCCGTCTGAAGAAACACAGCAAACAG aaggaaataaagaaacatcAGTACAGATATGTTCAGAGATTACTGAGACGGCCCGCTGAAGC GTCCGTGGAGAGAAGCTGGTTCCAGAGGAAAATGTACAAATCGGATCCGTATTTTAAATTCCCAAACAGGATCATCTCCACCGTCGTGCTCTGTTTCCTCGGAGTGTACctg ATTATGTTATTGGAGCAGATCACGTCTACATGGTGTACTAAGTATATATACAGAGAATGGCCGAATTACATAAACATGTTGGTAAATGATTCACCTTGGACCGTACACCTGAACTACGCAACAT ACACCTGGTACATCACGTCGGCGTGTGCCATGCTGTTGTCTGTGATTCACATTAGTCATGTGATGGTGTATTACAGGTATGAAGCAGTGCACATTTGGATGGATTTCGGATAA